The window AGCACCCCCGAGGCGCCCGAGATCCAGGCCATGCTGCGTGATATGCTGGCGGCCGGCTGCGACTACGCCGTGCTCGAATCGACCTCGCACGCGCTTTCGGCGCGCTGGAACCGGCTGGGCGGCGCGCAGTTCGACGTGGCGCTGCTGACCAACGTGACGCACGAGCACCTCGACTTCCACGGCTCGGTCGAGCAGTATCGGCGCGACAAGGCCAGGCTGTTCGAGCTGCTGGCCGAAAGCAGCCCGCCGGCGGCGGCCGGGCGTCAGCTGCCAACTGCTGCTGGTGGCCGGCGGCTGGTGGCCGACAAGCAGCGCAAACTGGCAGTGGTCAATGCCGACGACCCACACCACCAGATCTTTCTCGACGCCGCGCCGGCCCAGGCACGCCGGCTGACCTACGCTATTCACAGCCCGGCCGATGTGCGCGCCTACGACGTGCGCGCCAGCCAGCATGGCCTGCGCTTCGGCGTAGCGACGCCGTGGGGCCAGCGCGAGCTGAACCTGAAGCTCACCGGCGACTTCAACGTAGCGAATGCGCTGGCGGCGCTGGCGGTGGGCCTGGCCGAGGGCGTGCCGCTCGAAGCAGCAGCACAGGCGCTCGAGGCCATCCCCGGCGTGCGCGGGCGCATGGAGCGGGTCGAGCAGGGCCAGCCATTCACCGTGCTGGTCGACTATGCCCACACGCCTGGCGCATTCGAGAAGCTCATGGGCATTGTGCGGCCGCTGACGCAAGGCCAGCTGATCGCGCTATTTGGCAGTGCCGGCGAGCGCGACCGCGAGAAGCGCGCCATTCAGGGCCGGGTAGCGGCGCGCTACTGCGATGCGATCGTGCTGGCCGACGAAGACCCGCGGCTCGAGGATCGCGACGCCATCATCGCCGAGATCGCCACAGGTATCGAGCAGGCGCTGCACGATGGCACGGCGCGGCCCGGCGTAACCTACACATGCATCCCCGATCGGGCAGCGGCGATCGAGGCAGCGTGCGCGCGCGCGCGGCCCGGCGACATTGTGCTGTTGCTGGGCAAGGGCCACGAAGCCTGCATCATCTATGGCACTACGAAAACCGCCTGGGACGAGGCCGGCGCCGCGCGCGCAGCCCTGACGCGCATGGGGTATCGCAGCTAACGCTGGCGCCGCACCCCGGCCCAGCGCGCCGCTTGACACAAGCAAGCGCTTCGATGATACTCATGCGCACCGCATATTTTTCATATAGCTGAGGTGCTTATGGCGACCACGACAGTCCCTGTCATCGACATCGCGCCGTTTCTTGCTGGAACAGACGCGGGCAAGCGCCAGGTTGCCGCGCAGGTTGGCCATGCCTGCGCTGACATCGGCTTCCTGACGATCGTCGGCCATGGCGTGCCGGCCGAGCTGGTACAGGCGACCTATGATGTCTCGCGGCGCTTCTTCGATCTGCCGCTTGAAGAGAAGCTCAAGGTGCCGGTGAATGCGATCGGCGTGGGCTATGTGCCGCTGCAAGTCGAGCGCCTGGCCGCCAGCCTGGGCCAGCAGACCCCCGGCGACCTGAAGGAGTCGCTCAATGTCGGCCGCGACTTCGGCCACGATCGCTGGCCGGCCGACCCGCCCGAGCTAAAGCCACTGTGGATCGAATACTTCAGCACACTGAACCGGCTCGGCGCGGCGATCATGCGCATCTTCGCCACCGCACTGGGCCTGCCCGAGCACTTCTTCGACGACAAGATCGACCCGCCCCAGGCGTTCATGCGCGTAATCAACTACCCCGACCAGCCCGACGACCCGCTGCCCGGCCAGCTGCGCGCCGGCGCACACTCCGACTACGGCACCCTCACGATCCTGCGCTCGGAGAATGTGGCCGGCGGGCTACAGGTGCGCGACCGCGACGGCGACTGGGTCGATGTCGTGACGGTGCCGGACTCGTTTGTGATCAACATTGGCGACATGATGCAGTACTGGACGAACGATCGCTGGGTCTCGACCATCCACCGCGTGGTCAACCCGCCGCGCGACAAGAACCTCGGCAGCCGGCGCCAGTCGATCGTATTCTTCCACTCGCCGAACGAGAACGCGCTGATCAGCTGCCTCGAAGGCTGTAGCAGCGCCGAAAACCCACCAAAGTACCCGCCGATCCTGGCGGGCGAGCACCTGCGCCAGAAGAGTGCCAAGGCCGGCACACTGGCTGAAACGAAGATGTAAGGCTGGCGTGCAGCGCATGCGATGCGCTCACACGGCCTGCGCGGCCGGCGTCTTTAGCCTTCGGCAGAGCGGTGCTTTTCGATTATGGTGCTCCGATTTTGGCGATCCGCGCCAACATTGAAGCACAAAAATAGCTGAGTACCATGCTGCCGCAGGCAGAATGCAGGCCACTGCTTAAGTCATGCTAATGAGGCCACTATGACAGACATGCCCCTGACCTACACACTCGACGGCAATGTCGGCGTGATCACACTCAACCGGCCCGACAAGCTGAACGCGCTGACGCCGGCCATGATGCAGGAGCTCAACCGGCTGCTCGACCAGATCAACAGCGACGACGAGGTGCGCTGCCTGGTGCTCACCGGTGCCGGCGAGCGGGCCTTCTCGGTCGGCTTCGACCTGGATGGGCTGCAGATGCCCGAGACCACGCCCGAGCTGACTGCGGCGGTTGAGGCAAACTTTCGGATCATCCTCAAGATCTGGAACCTGCGCATCCCATCGATCGCTGCGGTGAACGGCTACGCCGTGGCGGCCGGCTCGAACCTGGCCATGATCTGCGACATCACGCTCGCGGCTGAGGGCGCGCGCTTCGGCGAACCCGAGATCCGCCACGGCGCGCTGTCGCCGCTGCTGCTGCTGCCGTGGTTCAACGGCAACCCCAAGATGATCCACTACCTGTACTACTCGGGCGACACCGTGAGCGCGCAGGAGGCGCTCGGCCTGGGCATGATCGCGCGCGT of the Candidatus Kouleothrix ribensis genome contains:
- a CDS encoding UDP-N-acetylmuramoyl-L-alanyl-D-glutamate--2,6-diaminopimelate ligase: MQLPELLAGLPDAQVSGPATPEITSMAYDSRAAQPGGLFVAISGFHTDGHAYIAQALARGAAAVVGERDPAELALPPGITYVRVGQARTALAPIAAAFYGYPGAGMRVVGITGTDGKTTTTFLTSAVLEAGGHTTGMIGTVDFKIAARQWANDTRQSTPEAPEIQAMLRDMLAAGCDYAVLESTSHALSARWNRLGGAQFDVALLTNVTHEHLDFHGSVEQYRRDKARLFELLAESSPPAAAGRQLPTAAGGRRLVADKQRKLAVVNADDPHHQIFLDAAPAQARRLTYAIHSPADVRAYDVRASQHGLRFGVATPWGQRELNLKLTGDFNVANALAALAVGLAEGVPLEAAAQALEAIPGVRGRMERVEQGQPFTVLVDYAHTPGAFEKLMGIVRPLTQGQLIALFGSAGERDREKRAIQGRVAARYCDAIVLADEDPRLEDRDAIIAEIATGIEQALHDGTARPGVTYTCIPDRAAAIEAACARARPGDIVLLLGKGHEACIIYGTTKTAWDEAGAARAALTRMGYRS
- a CDS encoding isopenicillin N synthase family oxygenase, whose protein sequence is MATTTVPVIDIAPFLAGTDAGKRQVAAQVGHACADIGFLTIVGHGVPAELVQATYDVSRRFFDLPLEEKLKVPVNAIGVGYVPLQVERLAASLGQQTPGDLKESLNVGRDFGHDRWPADPPELKPLWIEYFSTLNRLGAAIMRIFATALGLPEHFFDDKIDPPQAFMRVINYPDQPDDPLPGQLRAGAHSDYGTLTILRSENVAGGLQVRDRDGDWVDVVTVPDSFVINIGDMMQYWTNDRWVSTIHRVVNPPRDKNLGSRRQSIVFFHSPNENALISCLEGCSSAENPPKYPPILAGEHLRQKSAKAGTLAETKM
- a CDS encoding enoyl-CoA hydratase/isomerase family protein, with product MTDMPLTYTLDGNVGVITLNRPDKLNALTPAMMQELNRLLDQINSDDEVRCLVLTGAGERAFSVGFDLDGLQMPETTPELTAAVEANFRIILKIWNLRIPSIAAVNGYAVAAGSNLAMICDITLAAEGARFGEPEIRHGALSPLLLLPWFNGNPKMIHYLYYSGDTVSAQEALGLGMIARVLPPEQLLAEAMRMARRIALVPPYAVRMTKDSLRRTYESMGFMNAQYQHKANDTLVLGSVGIPEKDRLFGLMESGDMKAFLEARDGPFKRM